In Plasmodium malariae genome assembly, chromosome: 11, the following proteins share a genomic window:
- the PmUG01_11039200 gene encoding conserved Plasmodium protein, unknown function: MINVYTILFYLIFICVQNSHEKTTKKYEYINLLSAKDYSDKLPILKKKYNIKDSGAQNEKKNNYVFSFYGSTGYDKRKVLEHLFNIPCEKRNFINLGFHQKLDLWYGYDKNNNLNIVLDIDLLENKEFLDNNQTIYNYEKLVDLIVESTNSIIIPLSLDDIYIEKSYQKENGKKGESEQVSQRGSEKQKDFSNLYLPKKIENFLNQLNEKGKNMHIYFVLIGESNKKMELNKLYNNFMIELKRNFNNLHNIYLMKQNKLNLSLLQKNNVNKCKLLINDMENALKQMNIFKNFSPFNQNCVYNIYVIEEAYNKTLNYFDDVYYGYEKIINMGNIIEDYGILFNNLIKNALFFFHILTLEQTGTTFKDTVLEKLHTRFVSLIRKQIVKQLLLLEKKIIKDGKEIVLNKQYVRRVKDLIGKGYKLENLKKSLIKKFNEEINKLVIYDYLKQDDSNNLKKLVNEFVNQFEEKMDQVLNSYDNLNQSPLKRLFEKRKMTAEQVTNKRNTWFNPSLNMNLTLTSLVRKGGYGNLQSYFIYDLGLLTFVFGFVNDRDVPDIQQHGQKVPFFKFQPKINLKLNFN, from the coding sequence ATGATAAATGTTTACaccatattattttacttaatttttatttgtgtaCAAAATTCTCACGagaaaacaacaaaaaaatatgaatacatTAATTTACTGTCAGCTAAAGATTACAGTGACAAATTgccaattttaaaaaagaaatataatataaaagacaGTGGTgcacaaaatgaaaaaaaaaataattatgtattttccttttatggAAGTACAGGATATGATAAGCGAAAAGTTTTAGAGCACTTATTTAACATTCCATGTGAGAAAcgaaattttataaatttggGGTTTCACCAAAAATTAGATCTATGGTATGGATATGATAAGAAtaacaatttaaatattgtGCTTGATATTGATTTGttagaaaataaagaattctTAGACAATAACcaaacaatatataattatgaaaaactGGTCGACCTTATCGTTGAGTCAACAAATAGTATTATAATACCACTCTCACttgatgatatatatatagaaaagtCCTACCAAAAagaaaatggtaaaaaaggAGAATCAGAGCAGGTATCGCAGCGAGGGAGTGAAAAACAAAAGGACTTTTCCAACCTTTATTTACccaaaaaaatagaaaattttttaaatcaacTGAATGAGAAAGGGAAGAATATGCATATCTATTTTGTCTTGATAGGTGAgagtaacaaaaaaatggagttaaataaactatataataattttatgattGAATTAAAACGTAATTTTAACAAtttgcataatatatatttaatgaagcaaaataaattaaacttaagtttattgcaaaaaaataatgtaaataaatgtaaattgcTAATAAACGATATGGAAAATGCGCTTAAGCAAatgaacatatttaaaaatttttcccCATTTAATCAAAActgtgtatataatatatatgtaatagaAGAAGCGTATAATAAAAcgttaaattattttgatgATGTATATTATggatatgaaaaaattattaatatggGTAATATAATTGAAGATTATGGTATACTGTTCAATAATCTTATAAAAAACGCtctattcttttttcatatattaactCTTGAGCAAACAGGAACAACATTTAAGGATACTGTTTTGGAAAAATTGCATACACGATTTGTGTCTTTAATACGGAAACAAATAGTAAAGCAactgttattattagaaaaaaaaattattaaggatggaaaagaaattgtcttaaataaacaatatgTAAGGAGAGTCAAGGATTTAATAGGAAAGGGttataaattagaaaatttaaaaaaatcgttaataaaaaaatttaatgaagaaataaataaattagttATCTATGATTATCTTAAACAAGACGATTCAAATAACCTCAAAAAGTTGGTGAATGAATTTGTCAATCAGTTTGAAGAAAAGATGGATCAAGTTTTGAACAGTTATGATAACTTAAACCAAAGTCCATTAAAAagattatttgaaaaaagaaaaatgacaGCAGAACAAGTAACGAATAAAAGGAATACATGGTTTAACCCTTCATTAAATATGAACCTAACCTTAACTTCACTTGTAAGGAAAGGAGGTTATGGTAATCTGCAgagttattttatatatgactTAGGTTTACTCACATTCGTCTT